A portion of the Paenibacillus marchantiae genome contains these proteins:
- a CDS encoding YheC/YheD family endospore coat-associated protein, whose protein sequence is MFLQHQTNTLAILVRATEGSPPFVDELFCRRLSLESDRYGLNIIVLAVANNPSVSRLTQGYVFDRGEWNIVPLPAVDLIMDRCLLPLPRTFKQQLQQLVSSGNGHHGRYWSASLPGKWKVYRALSTDIRLRALLAPTTLLQSDTRWEKWLERWPKGIFFKPVSGTHGKDTFRLYREDHHTSWIMEGRNTRNELIHRTFEHRQDVSAWLDSHKAGKKMILQPYLELSHHGRPFDIRALMQKNGQGRWSLTGCMVREGPAGSLTSNLHGGGKAYPVHPYLLERYGSKQTSTLLEKIRQAAARIPTLLESQFGRLAELGLDFGADVQGRLWLIEVNSRPGRSSFAEAVDPRMHSLTYTQPLAYARYLLQQHVLTDVKRPMKMPNTSSTAGLKPIPIHGG, encoded by the coding sequence ATGTTCCTGCAACATCAGACAAACACACTAGCCATCCTGGTTCGGGCAACAGAAGGCTCGCCTCCTTTCGTGGATGAACTCTTCTGTCGTCGTCTCAGTTTGGAAAGCGACCGTTACGGCCTAAATATCATTGTGCTGGCCGTAGCGAATAACCCCAGCGTATCTCGGCTCACACAGGGCTATGTATTTGACAGAGGAGAATGGAACATCGTGCCTCTTCCTGCTGTGGACCTAATCATGGACCGCTGTCTGCTGCCACTTCCCAGAACATTCAAACAGCAGCTTCAGCAGCTAGTTTCCTCAGGCAACGGACACCACGGTCGTTACTGGTCTGCTTCCTTGCCTGGTAAATGGAAGGTATATCGCGCTTTGTCTACTGATATAAGACTGCGTGCTCTTCTTGCGCCTACGACACTTCTTCAGTCGGATACCCGATGGGAGAAATGGCTAGAGCGCTGGCCGAAAGGCATTTTCTTCAAACCTGTATCGGGCACCCATGGTAAAGATACGTTTCGCCTTTATCGCGAAGATCACCACACCTCCTGGATTATGGAGGGCAGAAATACTCGCAATGAATTGATTCACCGTACATTTGAGCATCGCCAGGATGTCTCTGCCTGGCTGGATTCACACAAGGCCGGTAAAAAGATGATCTTACAGCCGTACCTGGAACTGAGTCATCACGGACGACCATTCGACATTAGGGCCTTGATGCAAAAAAATGGGCAAGGACGCTGGTCTCTAACCGGATGTATGGTACGGGAAGGGCCGGCTGGCTCACTCACTTCCAATTTGCATGGAGGGGGAAAGGCGTACCCTGTGCATCCTTATCTGCTGGAACGATATGGGAGCAAGCAAACCAGCACTCTGCTGGAGAAGATCAGGCAGGCTGCTGCCCGCATCCCTACCCTGTTGGAAAGCCAATTTGGCAGACTGGCCGAACTGGGTCTTGATTTCGGAGCAGATGTTCAGGGTCGCCTCTGGCTGATCGAAGTGAATTCGAGACCGGGACGTTCCTCATTCGCAGAGGCGGTTGACCCCCGTATGCACAGTCTGACCTACACCCAGCCGCTTGCCTATGCCCGTTATTTGCTGCAACAACATGTTCTCACGGACGTGAAGCGTCCAATGAAAATGCCGAATACATCCAGCACAGCTGGCCTGAAACCCATCCCGATTCACGGCGGTTGA
- a CDS encoding YheC/YheD family endospore coat-associated protein — MSTKKVTIQVTGSGILQDDVIMLGEGLLKALKIPSGRPLQLQFGSFRREVTVIPVPRYDGLRINQTVASKTGLVSRSVLSISYRSTSRTLRLGPYISVLVSQDYPDQPDRPFGSITMFCQELVNACRKKGAYVSFFTPEDIGAVTGYMKGWVYDDGWKKTVLPIADVVNNRLTSRKLENKPSVQHFMKEVKSLYGTQTFNEKFLDKNEVFDALKSISTLKRVLPESHLLKASATLKTMCNRYPVVFLKPVRGSLGKGIIRVSRQSDGSFLTLATSVGGTRKQTYASLDKLYASLSGKMKTTRYQIQQGLSLIDNSGRPVDFRALVQKNRTGKWSVTSIVARIAGGSHYVSNLARGGSLSTVKEAVAKTQLSSSAKASAYAGLHTAALDIAKGIEGAIPAHFGELGIDLALDTSGRVWLLEVNSKPSKNDNTPLSESKIRPSVKAMLEYSTYLAGF, encoded by the coding sequence ATGTCCACTAAAAAAGTAACGATTCAGGTTACCGGCTCGGGCATCCTGCAGGACGACGTCATCATGCTCGGTGAAGGGCTGCTCAAGGCGCTTAAAATCCCTTCGGGAAGGCCGCTTCAGCTGCAATTCGGCTCTTTCCGCCGTGAAGTTACTGTCATCCCTGTTCCCAGGTATGACGGTCTGCGCATCAATCAGACGGTAGCCAGCAAGACCGGCCTTGTTTCCCGTTCGGTCCTGAGCATATCTTATCGTTCAACCAGCCGTACTTTGCGTCTTGGACCCTACATCAGTGTATTGGTCAGCCAGGATTACCCCGATCAGCCCGATCGGCCCTTTGGCTCCATCACGATGTTCTGTCAAGAACTGGTGAACGCCTGCCGGAAGAAGGGCGCCTATGTATCCTTTTTCACACCGGAGGATATTGGAGCGGTAACGGGTTATATGAAAGGCTGGGTGTATGATGACGGCTGGAAAAAGACCGTTCTGCCTATAGCAGACGTCGTCAATAACCGGCTGACGTCCCGTAAGCTTGAGAACAAACCTAGCGTACAGCATTTTATGAAAGAAGTAAAATCGCTCTACGGTACACAAACCTTCAACGAAAAGTTTCTGGACAAAAATGAAGTATTCGATGCCTTGAAGTCCATTTCAACACTGAAGAGGGTACTACCCGAATCCCATTTGCTCAAAGCTTCCGCCACACTCAAAACGATGTGCAATCGATATCCGGTTGTCTTTCTGAAGCCTGTTCGCGGGTCGCTTGGCAAAGGTATCATCCGGGTCTCTCGTCAAAGCGACGGCAGCTTCCTCACCCTCGCTACAAGCGTTGGGGGGACCCGAAAACAAACGTATGCTTCTCTGGATAAACTGTATGCCAGTCTGTCTGGGAAAATGAAAACAACGCGCTACCAGATCCAACAGGGTCTTTCCCTGATTGATAACAGCGGCAGACCCGTAGACTTCCGTGCGCTTGTGCAAAAAAACCGTACGGGCAAATGGAGTGTCACTTCCATCGTCGCACGTATTGCAGGCGGCAGTCACTATGTATCCAACCTGGCACGAGGTGGAAGTCTCAGCACCGTCAAGGAAGCTGTAGCCAAAACCCAATTATCCTCATCAGCCAAAGCTTCTGCGTATGCAGGATTGCATACGGCGGCGCTGGATATCGCCAAAGGCATTGAAGGTGCCATCCCCGCCCATTTCGGTGAACTCGGCATCGACCTTGCCTTGGACACCAGCGGAAGGGTCTGGCTGCTTGAAGTAAACTCCAAACCATCCAAGAACGATAATACGCCACTTAGCGAGAGCAAAATCCGGCCTTCGGTCAAAGCGATGCTGGAATACTCCACCTATCTGGCCGGATTCTGA
- a CDS encoding YlbF family regulator produces MNIYDKANDLAKALRESSEVEEITSAMKLIEVDPEAKAMLDNFRDQQMELQQRMMSGDMPAPDEMEKMEKLFEVLSLNLNIRRLFDAERRLSVIIEDVNKIIADSLGHLYGGAEA; encoded by the coding sequence GTGAACATTTATGACAAAGCCAATGATTTGGCCAAAGCACTGAGAGAAAGCAGCGAGGTGGAAGAAATTACTTCTGCGATGAAGCTGATCGAAGTAGATCCGGAAGCAAAGGCTATGCTGGATAATTTTCGTGATCAACAGATGGAATTGCAACAACGTATGATGAGTGGGGATATGCCTGCACCGGACGAAATGGAGAAAATGGAGAAACTGTTCGAAGTATTGAGCCTGAACCTGAATATCCGTCGTCTGTTTGACGCTGAACGTCGCCTGAGTGTCATTATCGAAGACGTGAACAAAATTATTGCAGACAGCCTGGGTCATCTGTACGGTGGCGCTGAAGCCTAA